In one Saccharibacillus brassicae genomic region, the following are encoded:
- a CDS encoding LamG-like jellyroll fold domain-containing protein, which yields MKSNKFTRSSVLLLSLALLVPVSAGCGPDMRASAAGTSSDTPPTFSNVSVHDPSIVKDGDTFYVFGSHIDAAKSTDLMHWTSFANGYKTPGNAIYGDLSKNLAGSFAWAGENDSDSKGGFSVWAPDVFWNKDYVNKDGSKGAYMTYYSASSTYIRSALGFAVSKQIEGPYEYGGTVVYSGFTENEAYDKDSKVNKKWTSTHIDELIGAGKLAGEKDDWFNADGSYNNQQYPNAIDAALSYDSQGKLWMTYGSWSGGIFLLEIDPKTGQPIFPGKDGTTKDGRPIDRYFGTKIAGGYGKSGEGPYIEYNKSTRQYYLYVTYGWLGADGGYNMRVFRSKNIDGPYTDSLGQNAVLPAATENTEIGNKLIGNFLFEREAGDPGTGAGYGYVSAGHNSVYTDKNGQMFLVFHTRFPQQGELHELRIHQMFMNKDGWPVVAPYRYGGETLDKVKKDGIAGDYRYVNHGKAYSGAIEEPESITLNDDGTVTGALEGKWRKNADNKAKLTLSGEEFDGVFLRQWDPVSQTNVMTFTAVSESGESAWGTRLADLNDEQVVANVAAGLTLGDTSRVTADLKLPTVGSRGTSISWSSSEEGVVSSTGKVTRPAEGEPAGQAVLTATIVKGSVSRAVTFDITVVPYANAALTASYSFENNLSDGQGAFAAGTVIGDRIGKEGGRVSYADGAAGQALVLDGASGVSLPSNLIESASYSVSLWVKPEQLTSFTPTFFGAKDETHWLSLLPKGSVGDQTMLWSGSASWYDGVTGTKIPAGTWSHLAFSVDKGTLTVYVDGERKFSGTGFPDLFTEGANRTFALGVNWWDAAFKGQLDELNVYAGALTPEQAAALAQPAK from the coding sequence ATGAAAAGCAACAAGTTTACCCGAAGTTCCGTACTGCTGCTGTCGCTCGCCCTGCTGGTGCCGGTCTCCGCCGGCTGCGGCCCCGATATGCGCGCCTCGGCGGCAGGGACGTCGTCCGACACGCCTCCGACGTTCTCGAACGTCTCCGTGCACGATCCTTCCATCGTCAAGGACGGCGACACGTTCTACGTCTTCGGTTCGCATATCGATGCGGCGAAGTCGACCGACCTGATGCATTGGACTTCTTTTGCAAACGGTTACAAAACGCCGGGCAACGCCATCTACGGCGATCTGTCCAAAAACCTGGCGGGTTCGTTCGCATGGGCCGGAGAGAACGATTCGGACAGCAAAGGCGGCTTCTCGGTCTGGGCGCCGGACGTGTTCTGGAACAAGGACTACGTGAACAAAGACGGCTCCAAAGGCGCGTACATGACCTATTACAGCGCGTCTTCGACCTATATCCGCTCGGCGCTCGGCTTTGCGGTATCCAAGCAGATCGAAGGTCCGTACGAGTACGGCGGCACCGTCGTCTACTCCGGCTTTACGGAGAACGAAGCGTACGACAAAGACAGCAAAGTGAACAAAAAGTGGACCAGCACGCATATCGACGAACTGATCGGGGCAGGCAAGCTTGCCGGCGAGAAAGACGACTGGTTCAATGCGGACGGTTCGTACAACAACCAACAGTATCCGAACGCGATCGACGCCGCTCTTTCCTACGATAGCCAAGGCAAGCTGTGGATGACGTACGGTTCGTGGTCGGGCGGCATTTTCCTGCTGGAGATCGATCCGAAGACCGGCCAGCCTATTTTCCCGGGCAAAGACGGCACGACCAAGGACGGACGCCCGATCGACCGCTACTTCGGCACGAAGATCGCGGGCGGGTACGGCAAATCGGGCGAAGGCCCGTACATCGAATATAACAAAAGCACGCGCCAGTATTATCTGTACGTGACCTACGGCTGGCTGGGCGCGGACGGCGGCTATAATATGCGCGTATTCCGCTCCAAGAACATCGACGGCCCGTACACCGACTCGCTCGGTCAGAACGCGGTGCTGCCGGCGGCCACGGAGAATACCGAGATCGGCAACAAGCTGATCGGCAACTTCCTGTTCGAACGCGAAGCGGGCGATCCGGGCACGGGCGCCGGTTACGGATACGTCTCGGCGGGACACAACTCCGTCTACACGGACAAGAACGGGCAGATGTTCCTCGTGTTCCATACCCGTTTCCCGCAGCAGGGCGAACTGCACGAGCTGCGTATCCACCAGATGTTCATGAACAAGGACGGCTGGCCGGTCGTGGCGCCGTACCGGTATGGCGGAGAAACGCTGGACAAGGTGAAAAAAGACGGGATCGCCGGCGATTACCGCTACGTGAACCACGGCAAAGCCTATTCCGGCGCGATCGAGGAACCGGAGTCGATCACGCTCAATGACGACGGCACGGTCACGGGCGCGCTTGAAGGCAAATGGCGCAAAAACGCCGACAACAAAGCCAAGCTGACGCTCAGCGGCGAAGAATTCGACGGCGTCTTCCTGCGCCAGTGGGACCCGGTATCGCAAACGAACGTCATGACGTTCACCGCGGTATCGGAGTCGGGCGAATCGGCGTGGGGCACGCGCCTGGCCGATCTGAACGACGAGCAGGTCGTGGCGAACGTGGCGGCAGGTCTGACGCTCGGCGATACGAGCCGGGTCACCGCGGACCTGAAGCTGCCGACCGTCGGCAGCCGCGGCACGTCGATCTCGTGGAGCAGTTCCGAAGAAGGCGTCGTCTCTTCGACGGGCAAAGTGACGCGTCCGGCCGAAGGCGAACCGGCCGGCCAGGCCGTGCTGACCGCGACGATCGTCAAAGGCAGCGTGAGCAGGGCGGTCACGTTCGACATTACCGTCGTGCCGTATGCCAATGCCGCCTTGACGGCTTCCTATTCGTTCGAGAACAACCTGTCCGACGGCCAGGGCGCGTTCGCGGCCGGCACCGTCATCGGCGACCGGATCGGCAAAGAAGGCGGCCGCGTCAGCTACGCGGACGGCGCCGCCGGACAAGCGCTCGTGCTGGACGGCGCTTCGGGCGTGAGCCTGCCAAGCAACCTGATCGAGAGCGCGTCGTATTCCGTCTCGCTCTGGGTGAAGCCGGAGCAGCTGACGTCCTTCACGCCGACGTTCTTTGGCGCCAAAGACGAGACGCATTGGCTGAGCCTGCTGCCCAAAGGCTCGGTCGGCGACCAGACGATGCTCTGGTCCGGCAGCGCCAGCTGGTACGACGGCGTGACCGGCACGAAGATTCCGGCCGGCACCTGGTCGCATCTGGCGTTCTCGGTCGACAAAGGCACGCTGACCGTGTACGTGGACGGCGAGCGCAAGTTTTCCGGCACCGGCTTCCCGGACCTGTTCACGGAAGGCGCGAACCGCACGTTCGCCCTCGGTGTAAACTGGTGGGATGCCGCGTTCAAAGGCCAACTGGACGAATTGAACGTGTACGCAGGCGCGCTGACGCCGGAGCAGGCGGCAGCTTTGGCCCAGCCGGCGAAGTAA
- a CDS encoding helix-turn-helix domain-containing protein translates to MSTFQDWNLKVKKTFNATSNEQVLTVTEAGSLLGLTKDQMKVYVDKNKLTKVPIMRSTHRYLVLEQEINEILKKV, encoded by the coding sequence TTGAGTACATTCCAGGATTGGAATCTAAAGGTCAAAAAGACGTTCAATGCGACAAGCAACGAACAGGTGCTGACGGTTACGGAAGCGGGCAGCCTGCTTGGCCTGACCAAGGATCAGATGAAAGTGTATGTGGACAAAAACAAGCTGACCAAGGTGCCGATCATGCGCAGTACCCATCGTTATCTCGTGCTTGAACAGGAAATTAACGAGATTCTCAAAAAAGTTTAA
- a CDS encoding MarR family winged helix-turn-helix transcriptional regulator — protein MSDKDGPSKKTKKSKSEKNAAKAKKAKQAELAALEKAGGAGSPDGSDPAAEPSAAHSPEPAGRADESGRETGDGAEAATPVSDLLREIGTKLKSASDGRLAELGMNAQQGQMLGHIYRFREDGIIQNELAKHFNRTGASVSSMLQGLEKKGYVKRIVPEGNERQKKVYVTKKAKALIPEFDRMFVELEQRITAGLKPEETEALHALLEQVKSRL, from the coding sequence ATGAGCGACAAAGACGGACCTTCGAAAAAGACGAAAAAGTCCAAAAGCGAGAAAAACGCCGCCAAAGCGAAAAAAGCCAAACAGGCGGAGCTGGCCGCTCTGGAAAAGGCCGGCGGCGCAGGTTCTCCGGATGGGAGCGATCCCGCGGCAGAGCCGTCTGCGGCGCATTCGCCGGAGCCGGCGGGACGGGCGGACGAATCCGGCCGGGAAACGGGCGATGGAGCGGAAGCGGCGACGCCGGTGTCGGATCTGCTGCGCGAGATCGGGACGAAGCTCAAGTCGGCATCGGACGGCAGGCTGGCCGAGCTCGGCATGAACGCGCAGCAGGGGCAGATGCTCGGCCACATCTACCGGTTCCGGGAAGACGGCATCATCCAGAACGAGCTGGCCAAGCATTTTAACCGGACCGGCGCAAGCGTCAGCAGCATGCTGCAGGGGCTGGAGAAGAAAGGGTACGTGAAGCGGATCGTGCCCGAAGGCAACGAGCGCCAGAAAAAGGTGTACGTGACGAAGAAAGCGAAAGCGCTGATCCCGGAATTCGACCGTATGTTCGTCGAACTCGAACAGCGGATCACGGCAGGGCTGAAGCCGGAAGAAACGGAAGCGCTGCATGCGCTGCTGGAGCAGGTCAAATCGAGGCTGTAA
- a CDS encoding MATE family efflux transporter: MAESGIRTGWGVRLLEKYLSGRSIDYRQIIGLFVPLLVDQVFIVGLHMINTAMISSAGVDAISAVNMVDSLNIFLLSIFVAVATGGTVVVAQYKGSGNSIMVSKATAGAASVVSVLALFIGLFMIVFHNPLLNLLFGSAEPAVKELARIYMIGSGFSYMGLAFVEAVCGALRGIGRSRASLALSLVMNLPYVGLNLLFINVLDMGVFGMTLSVNISRYLAAACAVYYLIRIDAELRLRIRDFFHVGLDMFKKVLGIGMPFAAEQMFFNGGKILTQIFIVSMGTYAIATNAISGSLAGVMQIPANALSLTLITVVGQCIGRRDLKDAKKLTKSFVALGSVFYVLMTVLVMALFYPLVGLFNPPAEIVDDIFLIVLVNALAQIPLWSISFMIPSALRAAGDAKFTSLVSMLSMWLFRVVLGYILGIVLDMGILGVWIAMNAEWAIRGGVFVWRFMGNKWYRHKLI, from the coding sequence ATGGCGGAAAGCGGCATACGAACGGGATGGGGCGTCAGGCTTCTGGAGAAATATTTGTCGGGCCGGTCGATCGATTACAGGCAGATCATCGGGCTGTTCGTCCCGCTGCTCGTCGATCAGGTGTTTATCGTCGGGCTGCATATGATCAACACGGCGATGATCAGTTCGGCGGGAGTGGACGCGATCAGCGCGGTCAACATGGTCGATTCGCTGAACATTTTCCTGCTCAGCATCTTCGTGGCGGTCGCCACGGGCGGGACGGTCGTCGTCGCGCAGTACAAAGGCAGCGGCAATTCGATCATGGTGTCCAAAGCGACGGCCGGAGCGGCTTCGGTCGTCTCGGTCCTCGCGCTGTTTATCGGCTTGTTCATGATCGTCTTCCACAATCCGCTGCTGAACCTGCTGTTCGGCTCGGCGGAACCGGCGGTCAAGGAACTGGCGCGTATCTATATGATCGGCAGCGGGTTTTCGTATATGGGCCTTGCGTTTGTGGAAGCGGTCTGCGGCGCGCTGCGCGGCATCGGGCGTTCCCGGGCTTCGCTCGCCCTGTCGCTCGTCATGAACCTGCCGTATGTCGGCTTGAACCTGCTGTTCATCAACGTGCTCGATATGGGCGTGTTCGGCATGACGCTGTCGGTTAACATCTCGCGCTACCTGGCGGCGGCCTGCGCGGTCTATTACCTGATCCGGATCGACGCCGAACTGCGGCTGCGTATCCGGGATTTTTTCCACGTCGGGCTCGATATGTTCAAAAAAGTGCTGGGCATCGGCATGCCGTTCGCGGCGGAACAGATGTTTTTCAACGGCGGCAAAATCCTGACCCAAATCTTCATCGTCAGCATGGGCACGTACGCGATCGCGACCAACGCGATCAGCGGTTCGCTGGCCGGCGTGATGCAGATTCCGGCCAACGCGCTGTCGCTGACGCTGATCACGGTCGTCGGACAGTGTATCGGGCGGCGGGATTTGAAGGATGCGAAAAAGCTGACCAAATCGTTCGTCGCGCTCGGCTCCGTTTTTTACGTCCTGATGACCGTGCTCGTGATGGCGCTGTTCTATCCGCTCGTCGGGTTGTTCAATCCGCCGGCAGAGATCGTGGACGACATCTTCCTGATCGTGCTCGTCAACGCGCTCGCGCAGATTCCGCTGTGGTCGATCAGCTTCATGATTCCGTCGGCGCTGCGCGCGGCGGGAGACGCCAAGTTCACCTCGCTCGTGTCCATGCTGTCGATGTGGCTGTTCCGCGTCGTGCTGGGCTACATTCTCGGCATCGTGCTGGACATGGGCATCCTCGGCGTCTGGATTGCGATGAACGCCGAATGGGCGATTCGCGGCGGCGTGTTCGTCTGGCGGTTCATGGGCAACAAATGGTATCGGCATAAGCTGATCTAG
- a CDS encoding pentapeptide repeat-containing protein — MTQKITAPRLREEQLEAETDVYVESRAEIADRLIEQAEWTGFDADRASFDRVIFRQMTISESALRETEFTDVLFDRCDFSNVNFADIFLNRVEFRDCRLIGSDFGGGRMQHVVFADCIADYANFRLVKFKSVRFEDCSLIGSDYYAASVQHFQWERCKLDQANLSEVKLSGTDLSSSTFDSLTVNPEDLAGCRISSSQASVFVGLLGLIVD; from the coding sequence ATGACGCAGAAAATAACGGCGCCCCGCCTTCGGGAGGAGCAGCTGGAAGCGGAGACGGACGTGTATGTGGAGTCCCGGGCCGAAATCGCGGACCGGTTGATCGAGCAGGCGGAATGGACCGGGTTCGACGCCGATCGGGCTTCGTTCGACCGGGTGATTTTCAGACAGATGACGATCTCCGAATCCGCGCTGCGCGAAACGGAATTCACCGACGTCCTGTTCGACCGCTGCGATTTTTCCAACGTGAACTTCGCGGATATTTTTCTCAACCGGGTAGAATTCCGCGACTGCCGGCTGATCGGCAGCGACTTCGGCGGCGGCCGGATGCAGCACGTCGTGTTCGCCGACTGCATCGCGGACTACGCCAACTTCCGCCTCGTCAAGTTCAAGTCCGTCCGCTTCGAAGACTGCTCCCTGATCGGCAGCGACTACTACGCCGCGTCCGTGCAGCACTTTCAATGGGAACGGTGCAAGCTCGATCAGGCCAACCTGTCCGAAGTCAAACTGAGCGGCACCGACCTGAGCAGCTCCACGTTCGACTCGCTGACCGTCAACCCGGAAGACCTGGCCGGCTGCCGGATCTCGTCTTCCCAGGCTTCGGTGTTTGTGGGGCTGCTGGGGTTGATTGTGGACTGA
- a CDS encoding HAD family hydrolase translates to MYSFIFDIDDTVYDQMLPFRQAFERNFAEHGDLPLHDLYRHNRKFSDEVFELTVRGEMTLEDMQVYRITEAMKAMGIGITRVEALGFQDGYAAAQQELRLTPDIREALDYCRDLGMKIGVITNGPGEHQRGKVERLGVYAWVKPEHVFISGELGCMKPDRRIFRHAEETLGLERERTYYVGDSYANDIVGAKGAGWKSIWIDRRGQRIPEGGAQPDVRIAEGDSIAATIRGICESGHEGGRE, encoded by the coding sequence ATGTACAGTTTTATTTTCGATATTGACGATACCGTCTACGACCAGATGCTGCCGTTCAGGCAGGCGTTCGAGCGGAATTTTGCCGAGCATGGGGATTTGCCGCTGCACGATCTGTACCGGCACAACCGCAAATTCAGCGACGAGGTGTTCGAGCTTACGGTGCGCGGGGAGATGACGCTTGAGGATATGCAGGTGTACCGGATCACGGAAGCGATGAAGGCGATGGGGATCGGGATTACGCGGGTGGAAGCGCTCGGTTTTCAGGACGGTTACGCGGCGGCGCAGCAGGAGCTTCGACTGACGCCCGACATCAGGGAGGCGCTCGATTACTGCCGCGACCTCGGGATGAAGATCGGGGTCATCACGAACGGCCCGGGCGAGCACCAGCGCGGCAAAGTCGAGCGGCTCGGCGTATACGCCTGGGTGAAGCCGGAGCATGTGTTCATCTCCGGGGAACTCGGGTGTATGAAGCCGGATCGGCGGATTTTTCGTCATGCGGAGGAGACGCTTGGGCTTGAGCGCGAGCGGACGTATTACGTCGGCGATTCGTACGCCAACGACATCGTCGGAGCCAAAGGCGCCGGCTGGAAGTCGATCTGGATCGACCGCCGCGGGCAGCGCATACCGGAAGGCGGCGCGCAGCCGGACGTCAGGATCGCCGAAGGCGATTCGATCGCGGCGACGATTCGGGGGATTTGCGAGAGCGGGCACGAAGGCGGGCGCGAGTGA
- a CDS encoding glycoside hydrolase family 88/105 protein produces the protein MKLHTPTEHLKELIERVTTYTLDMDLTWDWPCGVAYYGVSRAYEATGNKAYLERMETWVDEYIEAGLPPVWTVNACAMGHMLLTLYAETQEQKYLDLILSKIDYLERDALRFGDRVLQHTVSAKNDFPEQAWADTLFMAAYFLLRAGVMLDRKDLIDDALHQYFWHINYLQDEDSGLWYHGYNNVNRDHMSGLHWARANAWGAYTMSRAARGLPEAYLYPPMMHIWSSLRDQLAAIKKLQKDDGLWGTILDRPDAYGEVSATAGIAAAMIVQGNPLHGKYVRRALDGVIANISDTGRVLNVSGGTAVMNDLDGYLGIDRKWAQGWGQGLALALLTAALEDAEAEARRSGRDVAEREAGSIREETERSKRQAEDA, from the coding sequence ATGAAACTGCACACCCCGACCGAACATTTAAAAGAGTTGATCGAACGCGTGACGACGTACACCCTCGACATGGATCTCACCTGGGACTGGCCGTGCGGCGTCGCTTATTACGGCGTCAGCCGGGCGTACGAAGCGACAGGCAACAAAGCGTATCTGGAACGGATGGAGACGTGGGTGGACGAATACATCGAAGCGGGCCTGCCGCCGGTATGGACGGTCAACGCCTGCGCGATGGGCCATATGCTGCTGACGCTGTACGCCGAGACGCAGGAGCAGAAGTATCTGGATCTGATTTTGAGCAAAATCGATTATCTGGAGCGCGACGCCCTGCGTTTCGGCGATCGGGTGCTTCAGCATACGGTATCCGCCAAAAACGATTTCCCCGAGCAGGCCTGGGCCGACACGCTGTTCATGGCCGCTTATTTCCTGCTGCGCGCCGGCGTCATGCTGGACCGCAAAGACCTGATCGACGACGCGCTGCACCAATATTTCTGGCATATCAACTACTTGCAAGACGAAGACTCCGGGCTGTGGTATCACGGCTATAACAACGTCAATCGGGATCATATGTCCGGCCTCCACTGGGCGCGCGCCAATGCGTGGGGCGCCTACACGATGTCCCGCGCGGCGCGCGGACTGCCCGAAGCGTACCTGTATCCGCCGATGATGCACATCTGGAGCTCGCTGCGCGACCAACTGGCCGCAATCAAAAAGCTGCAAAAAGACGACGGCCTCTGGGGCACGATCCTCGACCGTCCGGACGCCTACGGCGAAGTGTCCGCGACCGCCGGCATCGCCGCCGCGATGATCGTGCAGGGCAACCCGCTGCACGGCAAATACGTGCGCCGAGCGCTGGACGGCGTCATCGCCAACATCTCCGATACCGGCCGCGTCCTGAACGTGTCCGGCGGCACCGCCGTCATGAACGACCTCGACGGCTACCTCGGCATCGACCGCAAATGGGCCCAGGGCTGGGGCCAGGGCCTCGCCCTTGCCCTGCTGACCGCCGCGCTGGAAGACGCGGAGGCGGAGGCGCGGCGGTCGGGGCGGGATGTGGCGGAGCGGGAAGCGGGCAGCATCCGCGAAGAGACGGAGCGAAGTAAGCGTCAGGCTGAGGACGCCTAG
- a CDS encoding AraC family transcriptional regulator gives MRELYYDNGKETFLVHYRSGTSYQMFTSHFHTTYEFFHMLSGQRKFFIKDRTFVIEAGDIVVVAPNVLHRTTNADTPDYERLVVNVHESHLAAVGGAARIPALRPLFERDYVLLRQGSYDPSAIDALSAEMVREVREERPGYEDYARALIVQLLIACCRQLPEQGGEQPASANPAHERIFEVVRYINAHYREELTLQHLAERLYMSPYSISRSFKEATGFTFVEYVNSVRVKEAIALLLHSSLKVKVIASKVGFGSVTHFGRVFKEVTGRAPLFYRKEG, from the coding sequence ATGCGGGAGCTGTATTACGACAACGGCAAAGAAACGTTTCTCGTCCATTATCGCAGCGGGACGAGCTACCAGATGTTTACGAGCCATTTCCATACGACGTACGAGTTTTTCCATATGCTGTCCGGTCAGCGCAAATTTTTTATCAAAGACCGCACGTTCGTGATCGAAGCCGGGGATATCGTCGTCGTCGCCCCGAACGTGCTGCACCGGACGACCAACGCGGACACGCCCGATTACGAACGGCTCGTCGTCAACGTGCACGAGAGTCATCTGGCGGCGGTCGGCGGCGCGGCGCGAATCCCTGCGCTGCGCCCGCTGTTCGAGCGCGATTACGTGCTGCTGCGGCAGGGAAGCTACGATCCGTCCGCTATCGACGCGCTGTCCGCCGAGATGGTCCGCGAGGTGCGGGAGGAGCGTCCGGGGTACGAGGATTACGCCCGCGCGCTGATCGTCCAACTGCTGATCGCCTGCTGCCGGCAGCTGCCCGAACAGGGCGGCGAACAGCCGGCGTCCGCGAATCCGGCGCACGAGCGGATCTTCGAGGTGGTGCGGTACATCAACGCGCATTACCGGGAAGAGCTGACGCTGCAGCACTTGGCCGAGCGGCTGTACATGAGTCCTTACTCCATCAGCCGTTCTTTTAAGGAGGCGACGGGCTTTACGTTCGTGGAGTACGTCAACAGCGTCCGGGTCAAAGAAGCGATCGCGCTGCTGCTGCATTCTTCGCTGAAAGTGAAAGTGATCGCGAGCAAAGTAGGCTTCGGCAGCGTGACGCATTTCGGGCGGGTGTTCAAGGAAGTGACGGGGCGAGCGCCTTTGTTTTATCGAAAAGAGGGCTGA
- the atzF gene encoding allophanate hydrolase: MTGSSIPAKLTIDVLLSGYRSGLFTPEDVIAAVIARAGHTTDKNIWILPPTDERIRPYLDRLHSLNPADHPLWGIPFAIKDNIEAAGWPITAGCPDYAYTAERHAGVVERLVAAGAIPVGKTNLDQFATGLVGTRSPYGAAHNALRPELISGGSSSGSAVAVALGQASFSLGTDTAGSGRVPAALNGLVGYKPAVGAWPSRGVVPACRSIDCVTAFANTLDDAETVDRHIRGRLEDDPYSFDRPLAPAALPKRFLLPADPPTFYGPFEAEYRAAWERAKAMIAQTGIPVVEIDLSMLGEAAALLYEGPLVAERWSDLQPFIEGHPGSTLPVTETVLRTGEQVSFTASALFRSQHRLAEIRRSADTLLHEAVLILPTAGGTWTREQVDADPIATNSRMGLYTNHCNLLDLSALAIPAGEAAQRLPFGITLFARPSEEANLGAAARLIERETNRITVAVCGLHMRGMTLEPQMIGLGASFVETVRTAPAYKLYRLPTSPPKPGLVRVHAGGSAIEMELWSMPLSSFGRFTADIPAPLGIGRIELQDGQLVSGFVCEAYAAQEDADISQHGGWRGALAAVEAAL, from the coding sequence ATGACCGGATCATCCATCCCTGCCAAACTTACGATCGACGTGCTGCTGAGCGGCTATCGCAGCGGGTTGTTCACGCCGGAAGACGTCATCGCCGCCGTGATCGCGCGCGCCGGGCACACGACCGACAAGAACATCTGGATCCTGCCGCCGACGGACGAACGGATCCGTCCTTATCTGGACCGGCTGCACTCACTGAATCCCGCAGACCATCCGCTGTGGGGCATTCCGTTCGCGATCAAAGACAATATCGAAGCCGCCGGCTGGCCGATCACCGCGGGCTGCCCGGATTACGCCTATACGGCCGAACGCCATGCAGGCGTGGTGGAGCGATTGGTTGCCGCCGGCGCGATTCCTGTCGGCAAAACCAATCTGGACCAGTTCGCTACCGGTCTCGTCGGCACGAGAAGCCCCTACGGAGCGGCCCACAACGCTCTTCGGCCGGAGCTGATCAGCGGCGGCTCAAGCTCGGGCTCCGCCGTGGCCGTGGCGCTGGGCCAGGCCTCTTTCTCCCTCGGCACGGACACGGCCGGTTCGGGCCGCGTGCCGGCCGCGCTGAACGGGCTCGTCGGCTACAAGCCGGCCGTCGGCGCCTGGCCTTCGCGGGGCGTCGTCCCCGCCTGCCGCAGCATCGACTGCGTCACCGCTTTCGCGAATACGCTGGACGACGCGGAAACCGTCGACCGCCATATTCGCGGCCGGTTGGAAGACGATCCGTATTCGTTCGATCGTCCGCTGGCGCCGGCAGCCCTGCCGAAACGCTTCCTGCTTCCGGCCGATCCGCCGACGTTCTACGGACCGTTCGAAGCCGAATACCGGGCGGCGTGGGAACGAGCCAAAGCGATGATCGCACAGACCGGCATTCCGGTCGTCGAGATCGACCTCTCCATGCTGGGCGAAGCGGCGGCGCTGCTCTACGAAGGCCCGCTCGTGGCCGAACGCTGGTCGGACCTCCAGCCGTTTATCGAGGGACATCCGGGTTCGACCCTGCCCGTGACCGAGACGGTGCTGCGCACGGGCGAACAGGTTTCTTTTACCGCGTCCGCCCTGTTCCGCTCGCAGCACCGGCTCGCCGAGATCCGCCGCAGCGCCGATACGCTGCTGCACGAAGCCGTGCTGATCCTGCCGACCGCCGGCGGCACGTGGACGCGGGAGCAGGTCGACGCCGATCCGATCGCCACCAACAGCCGGATGGGGCTGTACACGAATCACTGCAACCTGCTCGATCTCAGCGCGCTCGCCATTCCGGCCGGCGAAGCCGCGCAGCGCCTGCCTTTCGGCATTACGCTGTTCGCCCGGCCGTCCGAAGAAGCGAATCTGGGCGCCGCCGCCCGGCTGATCGAACGGGAAACAAACCGCATCACCGTCGCGGTATGCGGCCTGCATATGCGGGGCATGACGCTGGAGCCGCAGATGATCGGGCTGGGCGCGTCTTTTGTAGAGACGGTCCGCACCGCTCCGGCGTACAAGCTGTACCGTCTGCCGACCTCGCCGCCCAAGCCGGGCCTCGTCCGGGTGCATGCAGGCGGCTCCGCGATCGAAATGGAGCTGTGGAGCATGCCGCTGTCGTCGTTCGGACGCTTCACCGCCGACATTCCGGCTCCGCTCGGCATCGGCCGAATCGAACTGCAAGACGGACAGCTCGTATCCGGCTTTGTCTGCGAAGCGTATGCGGCGCAGGAAGACGCCGACATTTCGCAGCACGGCGGCTGGCGCGGCGCGCTGGCGGCCGTCGAGGCGGCGCTGTAA